The nucleotide sequence AGCTACCGACGGTTACTTCGACCCCCCGCAGGCTGACGCGACCGGAGCAGCTCTACTCTTACGACATCCTGGTCAGCGACCCTGACGGCGACGCCCTCACCTACGAGCTGGTCAACGCTTCTGCAGGGGCCTTGCTCGATAACAATCGACTGGTTTGGAACCCCACTGCTGCTCAAACGGGCGATAACGCTTTCTCTATCCGCATCAGCGACAGTCAGGGGGGCAGTATTACCCACGACTTCGAGGTGCAGGTCAGCAACCGGGTGGTGAATCATACGCCTGTCATTACTTCTGCCCCAGAGCTGACCACCCATCTCGATCGCGACTATCGATACGACCTGCAGGGGAGGGACCCCGATGGCGATCTGCTGGTGTGGACATTGGCGAATGGACCGCAAGGAGCGGTGCTCGATCCTCAGACGGGGGCTTTGCGCTGGCGACCGACCGAAGGGCAATTGGGGATGCACGTTATCGAAGTGCAGTTGACGGACAGTCGGGGGGCTTCGGTGACTCAAAGCTACGAGCTGACTGTGCGGGGGATTAATACGCCGCCGCTAATTGTGTCTCCCCCCATCACCCGTGCGGCTGCCGGACAGACCTACGAATATCGGGCGGTGGCTACCGATATCGATAACGACCCACTCCGCTTTGCCCTCGGCGTTCGTCCCGATGGGTTGACGATTGATGCCGAGACTGGGCGGGTCCGTTGGAATCCGACTGCCGAGCAGTTGGGCGAGCATCGGGTGGAAGTGCAGGTGCTGGACGATTCGGGGGCTTTGGCTGTACAGGCATTTACCCTCGTGGTGGAAGAGGCTCCGATTAACCAAGCGCCTACTATCACCTCTACACCCATTTTTGCCAGCGATATCGATCGCCCTTACCGCTATCAGGTCGAAGCGGTAGATCCCGATTTGGGCGATCGCCTTACCTTCTCGCTCCTCGAAGCTCCCGCTGGCGTCACGATTGATGCCGACACCGGCCTGCTGGAATGGACGACTCCGGCAGTCGGTCAACACCGCATTGTAGTGGGTGTTCGCGATGAAGCAGGGTTGGGGGCCGCTCAAGGCTACGTTCTCACGGCTGCAGTCAATCAATTGCCCCAGATCTCGTCGGTGAACCCACCGCTCGAAGCGACACCGGGAATCCTGTACCGTTACGATGTCCGCGCCACTGACCCGGATGGCGGTCAACTGATTTACAGTCTCGATCCTGATTCGATTGCCCTCGGTATCACCATCGACGAGTTGGGTCGGCTGCGCTTCTTGCCGACGGCTGAGGATGTGGGTTCCCACGAGGTGGCGATCGCCATTACCGATGCGGTGGGTGGCGAAATTGAACAGCGCTTCGAGCTGACGGTGGCGGCGGATGAGTCTGCTCCGTTGGTGAATTTGATTGCGACCAATGACCGCGTCAGTTTGGGCGATCCGATTACCTTCTTGGCGACGGCGACTGACAACGTTGGGGTGGACTTGCTGACGTTGGAAGTCAATGGCTCTCCCGTGGCGTTGCAGGCGGATGGGACGTTTACGTTGACTCCTACACAAGTTGGGGAGGTGAGGGCGATCGCCTCTGCAACCGACGCAGCAGGCAATCAATCCCAATCTACGTTCACCTTCGATGTCGTCGATTTCAGCGACGGCACGCCGCCAACCGTAGAGCTGGTGGCCGCGCAGTTTGAGGAGTTCGTCACGGCACCGACAGATATCTTCGGCACGGTGACGGATGACAATCTCGATTTCTATACCCTCTCGGTTGCGCCTGTAGGGACGGACGAGTTTGTCGAGGTTTTCCGAGGGGAGTCAAACATTGCAGATGGCGATCTCGGCGATTTCGACCCGACATTGCTGCAGAACGATGCTTACACGCTGCGATTGGAGGCGGTGGATGAGACGGGGAATGTGAATGCGATCGAGCAGACGGTCAATGTAGCTGGGGGCTTGAAGTTGGGGAATTTCCAGGTGTCGTTTACGGACCTGCAGATTCCGCTGACCGGGATTCCCATTACGGTGACTCGCACTTACGACAGCCTCAATGCCAATGTCAGCGATGACTTCGGCTTCGGCACGCGCTTGGAGTTCCGGGATACGGACCTGCGCACGAGTCTGGGACCGGATGAGGTGTTCGAGCAGTTGGGAATTCGCACTCAGGCGTTTGACGATCGCACGCGGGTGTTTATTACCTTGCCGGGTGGCGAGCGTCAGGCATTTTCGTTTGCGCCCACGATTGACCCAATTTCGGCCTTCTTCCCCAATGTGGATCTGGGCGGCGACTCGACGATTTATCGTTCGGCCTTCCGGGGAGATGCTGGAGTGACCAGCACGTTGGAGATTGAAGGGGTGTCGCGGCTCTCGCGGGCAGCGGATGGGTCGTATGTCAGTCTCAATCAGGGAGCTGGACTCAATCCGGCAGATACTGACCGAGGCTTTAGCGGCATTTACCGGCTGACCAGCCGAGAGGGATTCGTCTATCGCATCGATGCTCTGACTGGCGATCTTGTCACGGTCGAAAGCCCCAACGGCGATCGCCTGACGTTCAGTGACGACGGCATTGCCAGCTCGACGGGGATATCGATTTCCTTCGAGCGAGATGCCAGTGGCAGAATTGCGGCCATTGTCGATCCCGATGGCAACCGCATCCGCTACGAATACGACGCAGCTGGCGATCTAGTCGCTGTTACCGATCGCGAGAACAACAGGACTCGATTTGACTACAGCGACGAACGAGCCCACTTCTTGTCAGAGATTATCGATCCGTTAGGCCGTTCCGGCATTCGCACCGATTACGACGAAACCGGACGCCTAGCCAGAATTTTCGATGCCACAGGCGAATCGATTTCGATCGCGTACGATCCCGAAAACGCGATCGAAGTGGTGACGGATGTCTTCGGGGCATCTACTCTCAACGAATACGACCCTCGGGGCAACCTCGTGCGCCAGCTCGATGCCTCGGGCAACCAAAGACTCTACGAGTTTGACGAGAATAACAATCGCATTGGCGAAACAATTATAGCAATCCTAAATCAGTGACATAAGAATCCGAGCTAAACTAGGCTGAAAGTCCTTCAAGCTTGAGCTCAAAGAAACCATATTTGTGAAGTTTAGGGAAATCATAAAATTGCCTCTCAATAATAAAACTAAAGAACCATTTGATTAAAGAAAAAGAGCGTAACTCATACCAACATCTTCTGAGCCAGTTTTTGGCATTCAACCAAATATCCTCTACCGGGTTCTGTTCCGGTGCATTAGGAGCCAGAAGCACACACCTTAAAGGCCATTCAGAAGCTTCTAATTCTTGATTTATTTCTCTTAGATAATCCTTCATTTCTTTGTACCTATGATAGCTTGCTCCATCCCAAATTATTAAATGCCTACTTTCTGGATTGAGAGATAGCAAATACTTCAAGAAAGAAACAGTATTTTCAGAATTTGCAACTTCGTATTCCTGTTTGATGAACTGCTTGGTTGCATAATTTATTGCTCCATAATAAGTTTGTCTTTCTCGCTCATTAATAATCGGGATTTCTATTCGCTCTTGTGTTTTACCCCAGACGTAACCACAGACATCTCCCCAGAGAAGATGACACTCATCAATGATATACACCACAAGCCTTCCAGCTTCTATATCATCCCGATTTGACTCTAAAATATCGTAGATCTCTTTATGCTTGTTCTTGACCAGTTCATCGTCCCTTTTCGGATTCTTTTTTTGAGACTTCTTCCAACTGATCCCGGCCTCCTTAAAAAGATCGTAGTAGCTTTGCTTTGACTTAAAGAAGACATTATAATTGTCTTCGATATAATTTTCTAGCTCTAGTAAATTCCAAGATTTCTGATTTTTTAGCCACTCAATAATTTCTTCACGCTCTTCTGGATTGAGATATCCTACAGAACCTCGATAACCCAATCTCAATGCTTCGACACCTCCTAGGGCGAAATTCACTTTCCACTTGCTGATAAACGGAATCGATACCCCTAGTACAATCTGAATCTGGGTTCGGCTCAGACCCTCAATCAGTATCCGAACAGCTAAAGCTCTTTTGAGCTCCCGAGGGTCAGGATTGCTTTCAATAAATTCCTCTAACTCCCTTAACGCATCACCCTCAGGTTCCTGTATATTTCTCTTCTGATTACTCTTGAGCATCTCATGCCTCCCTCAGTATCCTCCAACTTCATTATAACAATCTTGAAATTTTATAAGTGAATTAGGATTGCTATATCACCGACGAAACCGGAGCGGAGGGACGCACCACCACGGCAAGCTTCCGCGCCGATCGCCAAGTCGAAAGCATCACCGATGTCACTGGCTCCACCATCCAGTTCATTTACGACAACCAAGGCAATCTTTCCACCACGCTCGGAGTGCTTGGTGAAGAGATCGACAATACCTTCGATGAAGTTGGCAATCTCCTGACCACCACCGACGCGATCGGTCGCGTGCTCGAATATCGGTACGACGACTTCGGCCGACCGATCGGCTTTATCGACCCCGACGGCAATACCAGTGCCATCGCCTACAACGAATTCGGTTACATCACGAGCACGACCGATTTTCTCGGCAACGAAGTCAACTACACTTACGACAATCGCGGCAACCGCCTCACCGAAACCTACACCGCTACCTTCTCCGGGGGCGTCGCCGAAGAGCTCGCCATCAGCTACACCTACGACAATGAAGGCCGCATTACAGCAACTGAAGATCCGGCGGGTAACGTCACCCGCTTCGAATACGATGCCAACAACAATCTCTTGGCCCTCACAGATGCCAGAGGCCAGCGGACAGAATATGTCTACAACGATCGCAATCTCCTCGTAGAAACGATCTTTGACGACGAGACTCCCGAAGACTCATCCGATAACCTGCGCAACATCGCCCTCTACGATCGCGGCGGACGGACACGCGCTCAAATCGATGCTGCTGGCAACGCGCTCCACTACGTCTACGATGCTCTCGGGCGCGTCACCGAAGTGATTTACTCGGAAGCATCGGAAACTTTAGAACAGCTCCTTGCGGCGATCGCCCCCAACCAAACCCTCGATACGGTCGATTGGAGCCAGGTGGTCTATCCCGACGAACCACCGGCCTTTCTGAACGACAATCTGCGCGAAATCAGCGAATATTACGGCGATGGCAAAGTCAGAGCCCTGACAGATCGCGCAGGCAACCGGACGGAGTTCCGCTACGACCTCAGCGATCGCTTGGTTGAGACGATCTTTGCTGACGATACCCCTGAAGATTCATCGGATAACCTGCGCAGCATTACCCTCTACGATCGCAGCGGTCGTTTGCGCGCTCAAATCGACGCGGGTGGCAACGCTCTCCATTACGTCTATGACGAAGTGGGTCGCCTCACCGAAACGATCTATCCGACAGAGTCCGATTCTCTGGAACAGTTACTGGAGGCGATCGCCCCCGGCCAAACCCTCGATACGGTCGATTGGACGCAGGTGGTTTATCCCGACGCCGCGCCAGCCTACCTCGCCGGTAACCCCCGCATCGAAACGGAATACTTCAACAACGACCGAGTCCAATCTCAAACCGACCAACGGGGCAACATCACCGAATTCCGCTATGACGCCCTCGGTCGCCTGACCGAAACCATCCTGGCGGACGATACGCCCGAAACTCTAGTCGACAACCCCCGACTGAGAACCGAATACAACGAGATCGGCCAAGTGCTGCAGCAAATCGATCCGTTGGGTCAAGCAACCACATTCGCCTACAACAGAGCTGGCGATCTCGTCCAAACCACCTTCGACGACGGCACCACCGTTGCCGGTACCTTTAATGAAATCGGCCAAGCAATCTCTGCCACCGACCAGGAAGGCAACACCACCAGTTACGACTACGACAACTTCGGCCGTCTCACTAGCATTACTGACGCCCTCGACCAACGGACGGAATATACCTACGACAACCTCAGCCTCCTAACCGAAACCACCGATGCCAACGGCATTACCACTAGCTACGACTTCGACAGCTTCGGTCGTCGCACCGGTATCGAACTGCCCGAAGGCGAAGAGGCCAGCTACAGCTACGATGCCAACGGCAACCTCGCCACCTACACCGACTTCAACGGCAACGCCACCCGCTACGAATACAACGCCCTCAACCAACTCGTCACCACTGACTTTGCCAACGACGCTGATGTCACCTACACCTACACCGATACCGGCCAAATCGAGACCATTACCGACGGGCGCGGCGTCACCCGCTTTGAATACGACCATCGCGATCGACTCGTCTCCCGCACCGACCCCGATGGTTCTTACATCCGTCCCGGTGGTCCCACCATCGAATACACCTACGACGAAGCCAGCAACCGTACTTCCGTCAGCACCCCCAACGGCACCACTACTTACACGTTCGATGCTCAGAACCGTCTCGAAACGGTCACCGATCCCAACCAAGGCGTCACCACCTACCAATACGACCTCGCCGGTCGCCTCACCCTCACCGAATTCGCCAACGGTACCGAGGAACGACGAGGCTACGACAATCTCAATCGCCTCACCCGTCTCACCACTGTCCAAATCGACGCCGAAACCGGCGAAGAGACCGTCATTGCTGGCTTCGAATACACGCTCAACAATATCGGTCATCGCCTACAAATTACCGAACATGACGGGCGCATTACCCAATACGAATATGACGATGTCTACCGCCTCACCCAAGAGCGCATCCTCGACCCAGACGACCCCACCAACGACGGTCGCACCATCGACTACACCTACGACGCCCTCGGCAATCGCCTCACCCGTATAGATTCGCTCGAAGGGCTGACCACCTACGCCTACAACGATGACTATCAACTGCTGCAGGAAGTCCGCAGTCTAAATGGCGATGTCACCAACACCATCACCTACAGCTACGATGCCAACGGCAATCTGCTCAGCCGGACGAGTGACACTAGCGGCACGACTCGATTTATCTGGAACGACTCCAACCGCTTAGTTGGTGTAGAGCTGCCCAATGGCGATGAAATTAGTTACATCTACGACCAAGCAGGCATTCAGGTCAGCAGCACCATCAATAGCGAAACCACGACATACGTAGTCGATAGCAACCGGCCTTTCGCTCAGGTGCTCGAATCCATCACCAGTGACGATCTCGTACAGATTTCCGTCTTTGGTTTGGACTTGATTGCTCAGTTGCAAGGGGACCAAAGCTCGTTCTTCCATACCGATGGCTTGGGTAGCACTCGGGTTGTGACTGATGGCGAGGGCACTGTTCAACAGGAATTCGACTACTTGGCCTTTGGCGAGCTGTTGGGGGCTCGCAATGCCGAGCAGGTGGATAACTTATTTGCGGGAGAGCAGTTCGAGCAGGAATTGGGGCTCTATCATTTACGCCAGCGCTATTACGACCCGAGTACGGGACGCTTTATCAGTCGCGATGCCTTCGAGGGCTTTATTACCAACCCGATTAGCCAGAACCGCTATCTCTATGCCAACGCCAATCCAGTTACCTACACAGACCCCAGCGGCTTCTTCAGCATTGGCAATGTCAGTGCTGCTTCAGTGGCTAGGGGAACGCTGAGTGTCATTTCGAGCCCGCAATTTTTGCTGGGTGCGGGGATTGGTGCTGGGGCACAGGTGACTGGCGACTTTGCTCGAGGAGAGCGCTCGACAGTATTGGGAGTTTTAGGGGCGGCAGCATTTGGGGGGTTGGGCTTTGTCTTCGGTCCGGCACTTGCTGGAGCTCTGCTTAAGAGCGCTAGTGGGACAGTGGGTCTTAGCTT is from Synechococcus sp. PCC 7336 and encodes:
- a CDS encoding polymorphic toxin-type HINT domain-containing protein; amino-acid sequence: MLGEEIDNTFDEVGNLLTTTDAIGRVLEYRYDDFGRPIGFIDPDGNTSAIAYNEFGYITSTTDFLGNEVNYTYDNRGNRLTETYTATFSGGVAEELAISYTYDNEGRITATEDPAGNVTRFEYDANNNLLALTDARGQRTEYVYNDRNLLVETIFDDETPEDSSDNLRNIALYDRGGRTRAQIDAAGNALHYVYDALGRVTEVIYSEASETLEQLLAAIAPNQTLDTVDWSQVVYPDEPPAFLNDNLREISEYYGDGKVRALTDRAGNRTEFRYDLSDRLVETIFADDTPEDSSDNLRSITLYDRSGRLRAQIDAGGNALHYVYDEVGRLTETIYPTESDSLEQLLEAIAPGQTLDTVDWTQVVYPDAAPAYLAGNPRIETEYFNNDRVQSQTDQRGNITEFRYDALGRLTETILADDTPETLVDNPRLRTEYNEIGQVLQQIDPLGQATTFAYNRAGDLVQTTFDDGTTVAGTFNEIGQAISATDQEGNTTSYDYDNFGRLTSITDALDQRTEYTYDNLSLLTETTDANGITTSYDFDSFGRRTGIELPEGEEASYSYDANGNLATYTDFNGNATRYEYNALNQLVTTDFANDADVTYTYTDTGQIETITDGRGVTRFEYDHRDRLVSRTDPDGSYIRPGGPTIEYTYDEASNRTSVSTPNGTTTYTFDAQNRLETVTDPNQGVTTYQYDLAGRLTLTEFANGTEERRGYDNLNRLTRLTTVQIDAETGEETVIAGFEYTLNNIGHRLQITEHDGRITQYEYDDVYRLTQERILDPDDPTNDGRTIDYTYDALGNRLTRIDSLEGLTTYAYNDDYQLLQEVRSLNGDVTNTITYSYDANGNLLSRTSDTSGTTRFIWNDSNRLVGVELPNGDEISYIYDQAGIQVSSTINSETTTYVVDSNRPFAQVLESITSDDLVQISVFGLDLIAQLQGDQSSFFHTDGLGSTRVVTDGEGTVQQEFDYLAFGELLGARNAEQVDNLFAGEQFEQELGLYHLRQRYYDPSTGRFISRDAFEGFITNPISQNRYLYANANPVTYTDPSGFFSIGNVSAASVARGTLSVISSPQFLLGAGIGAGAQVTGDFARGERSTVLGVLGAAAFGGLGFVFGPALAGALLKSASGTVGLSLLVANGLADSFNTLRAGLSSGDPLRAFAGVTSALLDFGLLDGALNPRSLLRNPLRGARGFARSIGGLSDNIARQGGDLVDNIIGNILDNGRNAADNALDGAPPTRPDTIQCFVSGTHVLTPHGKTAIDSLRPGDWVISWDEETGEVSQRQVTEWYERQAPVIIDLFIGTEKISCTPEHPFWVKGRGWMRASQLTVGTILQTRAGEPVSIDAVRKHDEPTNIYNVEITGLHTYFVSNLEILSHNMCGGTSLGGKITGDPDIVASKARIAADPTNPNSLSAQAELSVAKQLRAEGENVHFIDDSLSQGQAGPGLTNDFTLLNSGVQADVKRLSGIGRNAAGDLAKGVRQVGSGGQVLVVRASNSQNTLAQFQDFINNFTPSIPGVTFRLFDESSLPR
- a CDS encoding putative Ig domain-containing protein, whose protein sequence is MDNDGQLDESEPFQLTRRGRGSNLFDDTNFYFSFDNLVPGDYTVRAITPNGFEPTAPLGEFFVDTVTGTGLGETFTHLFGLARTAEVPNQNPSFLSTAPTPVLEAGEVFSYRAIATDPDADVPRFELSAGPEGLTVDAETGAVLWRPTVEQTGLHTAIVRVQDGRGGFDLQVFEVEVLAPNQAPIFTSSLPDARPQVGKLFEYQARAADPDLDNVTYALVNPLSGVTIDADTGLLHWTPTSSQQGAHNVTIRATDGRGGEDLQTVRFDVVAPIPNQLPTVTSTPRRLTRPEQLYSYDILVSDPDGDALTYELVNASAGALLDNNRLVWNPTAAQTGDNAFSIRISDSQGGSITHDFEVQVSNRVVNHTPVITSAPELTTHLDRDYRYDLQGRDPDGDLLVWTLANGPQGAVLDPQTGALRWRPTEGQLGMHVIEVQLTDSRGASVTQSYELTVRGINTPPLIVSPPITRAAAGQTYEYRAVATDIDNDPLRFALGVRPDGLTIDAETGRVRWNPTAEQLGEHRVEVQVLDDSGALAVQAFTLVVEEAPINQAPTITSTPIFASDIDRPYRYQVEAVDPDLGDRLTFSLLEAPAGVTIDADTGLLEWTTPAVGQHRIVVGVRDEAGLGAAQGYVLTAAVNQLPQISSVNPPLEATPGILYRYDVRATDPDGGQLIYSLDPDSIALGITIDELGRLRFLPTAEDVGSHEVAIAITDAVGGEIEQRFELTVAADESAPLVNLIATNDRVSLGDPITFLATATDNVGVDLLTLEVNGSPVALQADGTFTLTPTQVGEVRAIASATDAAGNQSQSTFTFDVVDFSDGTPPTVELVAAQFEEFVTAPTDIFGTVTDDNLDFYTLSVAPVGTDEFVEVFRGESNIADGDLGDFDPTLLQNDAYTLRLEAVDETGNVNAIEQTVNVAGGLKLGNFQVSFTDLQIPLTGIPITVTRTYDSLNANVSDDFGFGTRLEFRDTDLRTSLGPDEVFEQLGIRTQAFDDRTRVFITLPGGERQAFSFAPTIDPISAFFPNVDLGGDSTIYRSAFRGDAGVTSTLEIEGVSRLSRAADGSYVSLNQGAGLNPADTDRGFSGIYRLTSREGFVYRIDALTGDLVTVESPNGDRLTFSDDGIASSTGISISFERDASGRIAAIVDPDGNRIRYEYDAAGDLVAVTDRENNRTRFDYSDERAHFLSEIIDPLGRSGIRTDYDETGRLARIFDATGESISIAYDPENAIEVVTDVFGASTLNEYDPRGNLVRQLDASGNQRLYEFDENNNRIGETIIAILNQ
- a CDS encoding IS630 family transposase — translated: MLKSNQKRNIQEPEGDALRELEEFIESNPDPRELKRALAVRILIEGLSRTQIQIVLGVSIPFISKWKVNFALGGVEALRLGYRGSVGYLNPEEREEIIEWLKNQKSWNLLELENYIEDNYNVFFKSKQSYYDLFKEAGISWKKSQKKNPKRDDELVKNKHKEIYDILESNRDDIEAGRLVVYIIDECHLLWGDVCGYVWGKTQERIEIPIINERERQTYYGAINYATKQFIKQEYEVANSENTVSFLKYLLSLNPESRHLIIWDGASYHRYKEMKDYLREINQELEASEWPLRCVLLAPNAPEQNPVEDIWLNAKNWLRRCWYELRSFSLIKWFFSFIIERQFYDFPKLHKYGFFELKLEGLSA